The following proteins are encoded in a genomic region of Pungitius pungitius chromosome 17, fPunPun2.1, whole genome shotgun sequence:
- the shisa7b gene encoding protein shisa-7 isoform X1: MKPFKPRGMFCSSLVLLLSSCLAVSAVTVATLRRRADGGGGPAAAGKRSTALFLLTGFKPPPKAPLKAAEVEGGADDSPPPMAELPPKPLPQTMLPRNMTADALKPPLGAAQVAPPPRQLVDVDVCRGYYDVMGHFDTTFNCSKGSFIYCCGTCHYRFCCEHQRSRLDQESCNNYISPVWADPLTPVSVIEGNKPDPGLLLLEQQNSSTAYVIGGVISFTLVVAVGVRIAFSKVARRPRNRDINMPRSLVDILRHQSSPVQQCERNNSALLTGTAKNHYPPALQSKDNRTGTLPRPFTQQASASSPKHSATIERGARMNNTSQLSSGPPLLAGSGKGGGGMRHNSSHPSFSHSFHNLAQLPPSYETAVKPEINRYSSLKRLEKELDEYSNYYSSKRRPNNAPPSFHSSQHYLPWGGDYTLGSRGTLPLHGSRPRLHIPSTPNPYPLPPQTQHASSSFDRPPRRVRSQDQLLGEGGTLSRLSKNQQHQYYKAMTGSGRGGNPPSLRRSHERLLVSPDRLEDRMMMGLMAAGGGDRGDRGVGGGGMVPTMGRLSHHQKAQSQSNICVTPSMERHHMIKMNSHPTPGHDHERERGSGVGAHGGWDPHGAGGHGGGGGARRMAFASKRQNTIEQLHFIPGGGGVQGLRTGSKNEVTV, from the exons ATGAAACCTTTCAAGCCAAGAGGGATGTTCTGCTCGtccctcgtcctcctgctctcctcctgcctcgCCGTCTCCGCGGTAACCGTCGCCACGCTGCGGCGCCGCGCcgatggcggcggcggccccgctGCGGCCGGTAAAAGGAGCACCGCCTTGTTCCTCTTGACGGGTTTCAAGCCGCCGCCCAAAGCGCCGCTCAAAGCAGCCGAGGTGGAGGGCGGCGCCGACGACAGCCCGCCGCCGATGGCCGAGCTGCCCCCCAAGCCCCTCCCTCAGACCATGTTGCCGAGGAACATGACAGCCGACGCCCTGAAGCCGCCGCTGGGTGCGGCCCAGGTGGCTCCGCCTCCCAGACAGCTGGTGGACGTGGACGTGTGCAG GGGTTACTACGACGTGATGGGCCACTTCGACACCACCTTCAACTGCTCCAAGGGCAGCTTCATCTACTGCTGCGGCACGTGCCACTACCGCTTCTGCTGCGAGCACCAGAGGAGCCGGCTGGACCAGGAGTCCTGCAACAACTACATCTCCCCCGTGTGGGCGGATCCGCTGACCCCCGTCAGCGTGATCGAGGGCAACAAGCCCGACCCCGGCTTGTTGTTGCTGGAGCAGCAGAACAGCAG CACGGCTTATGTGATCGGAGGCGTGATCTCCTTCACGCTGGTGGTTGCCGTTGGCGTCCGGATCGCCTTCAGCAAGGTGGCGCGTCGGCCGCGCAACCGGGACATCAACATGCCCAG gtcgcTGGTGGACATCTTGCGGCATCAGTCGAGCCCGGTGCAGCAGTGCGAGAGGAATAACAGCGCCCTGCTGACGGGCACCGCCAAGAACCACTACCCCCCCGCCCTGCAGAGCAAAGACAACCGCA CGGGGACCTTGCCGCGTCCTTTTACCCAGCAGGCCTCTGCCTCCAGCCCCAAACACTCGGCCACCATCG aGCGAGGGGCCCGTATGAACAACacctcccagctctcctccgGCCCCCCCCTACTCGCAGGTAGCGGTAAAGGCGGCGGAGGGATGAGACACAACAGCAGCCACCCGTCCTTCTCCCACTCCTTCCACAACCTCGCCCAGCTGCCCCCGTCCTACGAGACCGCCGTGAAGCCGGAGATCAACCGCTACAGCTCGCTGAAGAGGCTGG AGAAAGAGCTGGACGAGTACTCCAACTACTACAGCTCCAAGCGCCGCCCCAACAACGCGCCGCCCTCCTTCCACTCCTCGCAGCACTACCTGCCGTGGGGGGGCGACTACACGCTGGGCTCCCGGGGCACGCTGCCCCTCCACGGCTCCCGGCCCCGCCTCCAcatcccctccacccccaaccCCTACCCGCTGCCCCCCCAGACGCAGCACGCCAGCTCCTCCTTCGACCGGCCGCCGCGCCGCGTCCGCTCCCAGGACCAgctgctgggggaggggggcacgcTGTCCCGCCTGTCCAAGAACCAGCAGCACCAGTACTACAAAGCCATGACGGGCAGCGGCAGGGGGGGGAACCCGCCCTCGCTGCGCAG GTCCCACGAGAGGCTGCTGGTGTCCCCAGACCGCCTGGAGGACCGGATGATGATGGGCCTGATGGCCGCAGGCGGGGGGGACCGAGGCGacagaggagtgggggggggcgggatggtGCCCACCATGGGCCGCCTCAGCCACCACCAGAAGGCCCAGTCGCAGTCCAACATCTGCGTCACCCCGTCGATGGAGCGCCACCACATGATCAAGATGAACTCCCACCCGACGCCGGGCCACGACCACGAGCGCGAGCGCGGCTCCGGCGTGGGCGCGCACGGCGGCTGGGACCCccacggggcgggggggcacggcggaggaggcggagctcgaCGGATGGCTTTCGCCAGCAAGCGGCAGAACACCATCGAACAGCTGCACTTCATCCCCGGGGGCGGAGGAGTGCAGGGACTGCGGACTGGGAGTAAGAACGAGGTGACGGTGTAA
- the shisa7b gene encoding protein shisa-7 isoform X2 — protein MKPFKPRGMFCSSLVLLLSSCLAVSAVTVATLRRRADGGGGPAAAGKRSTALFLLTGFKPPPKAPLKAAEVEGGADDSPPPMAELPPKPLPQTMLPRNMTADALKPPLGAAQVAPPPRQLVDVDVCRGYYDVMGHFDTTFNCSKGSFIYCCGTCHYRFCCEHQRSRLDQESCNNYISPVWADPLTPVSVIEGNKPDPGLLLLEQQNSSTAYVIGGVISFTLVVAVGVRIAFSKVARRPRNRDINMPRSLVDILRHQSSPVQQCERNNSALLTGTAKNHYPPALQSKDNRKRGARMNNTSQLSSGPPLLAGSGKGGGGMRHNSSHPSFSHSFHNLAQLPPSYETAVKPEINRYSSLKRLEKELDEYSNYYSSKRRPNNAPPSFHSSQHYLPWGGDYTLGSRGTLPLHGSRPRLHIPSTPNPYPLPPQTQHASSSFDRPPRRVRSQDQLLGEGGTLSRLSKNQQHQYYKAMTGSGRGGNPPSLRRSHERLLVSPDRLEDRMMMGLMAAGGGDRGDRGVGGGGMVPTMGRLSHHQKAQSQSNICVTPSMERHHMIKMNSHPTPGHDHERERGSGVGAHGGWDPHGAGGHGGGGGARRMAFASKRQNTIEQLHFIPGGGGVQGLRTGSKNEVTV, from the exons ATGAAACCTTTCAAGCCAAGAGGGATGTTCTGCTCGtccctcgtcctcctgctctcctcctgcctcgCCGTCTCCGCGGTAACCGTCGCCACGCTGCGGCGCCGCGCcgatggcggcggcggccccgctGCGGCCGGTAAAAGGAGCACCGCCTTGTTCCTCTTGACGGGTTTCAAGCCGCCGCCCAAAGCGCCGCTCAAAGCAGCCGAGGTGGAGGGCGGCGCCGACGACAGCCCGCCGCCGATGGCCGAGCTGCCCCCCAAGCCCCTCCCTCAGACCATGTTGCCGAGGAACATGACAGCCGACGCCCTGAAGCCGCCGCTGGGTGCGGCCCAGGTGGCTCCGCCTCCCAGACAGCTGGTGGACGTGGACGTGTGCAG GGGTTACTACGACGTGATGGGCCACTTCGACACCACCTTCAACTGCTCCAAGGGCAGCTTCATCTACTGCTGCGGCACGTGCCACTACCGCTTCTGCTGCGAGCACCAGAGGAGCCGGCTGGACCAGGAGTCCTGCAACAACTACATCTCCCCCGTGTGGGCGGATCCGCTGACCCCCGTCAGCGTGATCGAGGGCAACAAGCCCGACCCCGGCTTGTTGTTGCTGGAGCAGCAGAACAGCAG CACGGCTTATGTGATCGGAGGCGTGATCTCCTTCACGCTGGTGGTTGCCGTTGGCGTCCGGATCGCCTTCAGCAAGGTGGCGCGTCGGCCGCGCAACCGGGACATCAACATGCCCAG gtcgcTGGTGGACATCTTGCGGCATCAGTCGAGCCCGGTGCAGCAGTGCGAGAGGAATAACAGCGCCCTGCTGACGGGCACCGCCAAGAACCACTACCCCCCCGCCCTGCAGAGCAAAGACAACCGCA aGCGAGGGGCCCGTATGAACAACacctcccagctctcctccgGCCCCCCCCTACTCGCAGGTAGCGGTAAAGGCGGCGGAGGGATGAGACACAACAGCAGCCACCCGTCCTTCTCCCACTCCTTCCACAACCTCGCCCAGCTGCCCCCGTCCTACGAGACCGCCGTGAAGCCGGAGATCAACCGCTACAGCTCGCTGAAGAGGCTGG AGAAAGAGCTGGACGAGTACTCCAACTACTACAGCTCCAAGCGCCGCCCCAACAACGCGCCGCCCTCCTTCCACTCCTCGCAGCACTACCTGCCGTGGGGGGGCGACTACACGCTGGGCTCCCGGGGCACGCTGCCCCTCCACGGCTCCCGGCCCCGCCTCCAcatcccctccacccccaaccCCTACCCGCTGCCCCCCCAGACGCAGCACGCCAGCTCCTCCTTCGACCGGCCGCCGCGCCGCGTCCGCTCCCAGGACCAgctgctgggggaggggggcacgcTGTCCCGCCTGTCCAAGAACCAGCAGCACCAGTACTACAAAGCCATGACGGGCAGCGGCAGGGGGGGGAACCCGCCCTCGCTGCGCAG GTCCCACGAGAGGCTGCTGGTGTCCCCAGACCGCCTGGAGGACCGGATGATGATGGGCCTGATGGCCGCAGGCGGGGGGGACCGAGGCGacagaggagtgggggggggcgggatggtGCCCACCATGGGCCGCCTCAGCCACCACCAGAAGGCCCAGTCGCAGTCCAACATCTGCGTCACCCCGTCGATGGAGCGCCACCACATGATCAAGATGAACTCCCACCCGACGCCGGGCCACGACCACGAGCGCGAGCGCGGCTCCGGCGTGGGCGCGCACGGCGGCTGGGACCCccacggggcgggggggcacggcggaggaggcggagctcgaCGGATGGCTTTCGCCAGCAAGCGGCAGAACACCATCGAACAGCTGCACTTCATCCCCGGGGGCGGAGGAGTGCAGGGACTGCGGACTGGGAGTAAGAACGAGGTGACGGTGTAA